One window from the genome of Prochlorococcus marinus XMU1411 encodes:
- the sufB gene encoding Fe-S cluster assembly protein SufB has product MVNENLVKDVVKEPYKYGFVTDIETEKIEKGLNEDIIKLISQKKEEPKFLLDFRLKAFKKWQKMKEPDWAALGYKKIDYQDIIYYSAPKQKEKISSLDEVDPKLLETFDKLGIPLTEQKKLTNVAVDAVFDSVSIATTFREELAEHGVIFCSISEAVKNHADLIEKYLGTVVPASDNYFAALNSAVFSDGSFVYIPKGVTCPMDLSSYFRINSGDSGQFERTLIIAEESSSVSYLEGCTAPMFDTNTLHAAVVELIALDDASIKYSTVQNWYAGDEEGIGGIFNFVTKRGKCLGKRSKISWSQVETGSAITWKYPSCLLLGEESVGEFYSVALTNNLQQADTGTKMIHIGPKTKSTIVSKGISAGNSKNSYRGLVKMGTKATGSRNYSQCDSMLIGDQASANTFPYIKSQQPNSEIEHEASTCRISEDQLFYLQSRGIEFEEAVSMMVSGFCRDVFNQLPMEFAAEADKLLALKLEGSVG; this is encoded by the coding sequence ATGGTCAACGAAAATTTAGTTAAAGATGTAGTAAAAGAGCCTTACAAATATGGTTTCGTTACTGATATTGAAACTGAAAAAATAGAAAAGGGATTAAATGAAGATATCATAAAATTAATTTCACAGAAAAAAGAAGAGCCAAAATTTCTTCTTGATTTTAGATTAAAAGCCTTTAAAAAATGGCAAAAAATGAAAGAGCCTGATTGGGCAGCATTAGGATATAAAAAAATTGATTATCAAGATATTATTTATTACTCTGCTCCTAAGCAAAAAGAGAAAATTTCTAGCTTAGATGAAGTTGATCCCAAACTTCTTGAGACTTTTGACAAATTAGGAATTCCCCTCACGGAGCAAAAAAAACTTACAAATGTAGCAGTAGATGCTGTCTTTGATAGTGTTTCTATAGCCACAACTTTTAGAGAAGAACTTGCTGAACATGGAGTTATATTTTGCTCAATTAGTGAAGCAGTAAAAAATCACGCGGATTTGATTGAAAAATATTTAGGTACAGTAGTTCCAGCTAGTGATAATTATTTTGCAGCACTAAATTCTGCAGTTTTTAGTGATGGTTCTTTTGTTTATATCCCAAAAGGTGTTACCTGCCCTATGGATCTATCTTCCTACTTCAGAATTAATAGTGGAGATTCAGGACAATTCGAAAGAACATTAATCATTGCTGAAGAATCAAGTTCTGTAAGTTATCTAGAAGGTTGTACAGCTCCAATGTTTGATACAAATACCCTACATGCAGCAGTTGTAGAGCTTATAGCATTAGACGACGCCTCAATAAAATATTCTACAGTGCAAAATTGGTATGCTGGTGATGAAGAAGGTATTGGCGGAATTTTTAATTTTGTCACCAAGAGAGGAAAATGTTTAGGTAAGAGAAGTAAAATTAGCTGGTCTCAAGTTGAAACAGGGTCTGCAATTACATGGAAATATCCTAGCTGTCTTCTTTTAGGGGAAGAATCTGTAGGAGAATTTTATTCAGTGGCTCTCACCAATAATCTTCAGCAAGCAGATACTGGCACAAAAATGATCCATATTGGTCCTAAGACCAAATCAACTATTGTTAGCAAAGGTATTAGTGCAGGTAACTCAAAAAATAGCTATAGAGGTCTTGTCAAAATGGGAACAAAAGCTACAGGATCAAGAAATTACAGTCAATGTGATTCAATGTTAATAGGGGATCAAGCTTCTGCAAATACATTCCCTTACATAAAATCTCAACAACCCAATTCTGAAATTGAGCATGAAGCAAGCACATGTAGAATCTCAGAAGACCAACTTTTTTATCTCCAAAGCAGAGGTATAGAATTTGAGGAGGCAGTATCTATGATGGTCAGCGGTTTTTGCAGAGATGTATTTAATCAATTACCTATGGAATTTGCTGCTGAAGCAGATAAGTTACTGGCACTTAAACTAGAGGGATCAGTAGGTTAA
- a CDS encoding SufD family Fe-S cluster assembly protein: MEIIEKIKTNKSDNNLTEIQKICLHKLQSSPLPNPKSELWRLSNKSKLSNFLDYSINEKDSKFDIPYPKNSQSTIRLIIGENCQTKLIEKNYSIQKLSEDELQKYIKEQISFFKQNENWSDLLNLSLSCKNNILGLKINGSKIPPIEIFSHASSNSLNAKTLVIFLEKNCDVELLQVNLGKENSSLSQSTFFCLKENSSVNHGVVSYGENSSNLLNSLNVIQQKNSVYNLGSLHFKFNYARFEISIKQSAGNAKTNIKGMQITKKDEQISTYTKIEFNGPNGFLDQINKSLADDKSHAIFEGSIIVPKIAQRTDASQLSRNLLLSNLAQIDTKPQLEIIADDVKCKHGATISQLNEEELFYMRTRGITLTEASKLQLSSYFQEIISFIPISKDKWDLLDKLLNEN; encoded by the coding sequence ATGGAAATTATTGAAAAAATAAAAACCAATAAATCGGATAATAACCTAACAGAAATACAAAAAATCTGTCTTCATAAATTACAATCAAGCCCTCTCCCTAATCCTAAAAGTGAACTATGGAGACTTTCAAATAAATCAAAATTGTCAAACTTTTTAGATTACTCAATTAATGAAAAAGATTCAAAATTTGATATACCATATCCGAAAAATTCTCAAAGTACTATTAGATTAATAATTGGTGAGAATTGCCAAACTAAATTAATAGAGAAAAATTATTCAATACAGAAATTAAGTGAGGATGAATTACAAAAATATATCAAGGAACAGATATCTTTTTTTAAGCAAAACGAAAATTGGAGTGACTTACTAAATCTGTCTTTAAGTTGTAAAAATAATATTTTGGGATTAAAAATAAATGGATCAAAAATTCCTCCTATTGAAATTTTTAGTCATGCATCAAGTAATTCTTTAAACGCAAAAACCCTCGTAATATTTTTAGAAAAGAATTGTGATGTTGAATTATTACAAGTAAATCTTGGTAAAGAAAACTCTTCATTATCTCAATCAACTTTCTTTTGCTTGAAAGAAAATAGTTCAGTAAATCATGGTGTTGTTTCTTACGGTGAAAACAGTTCCAATCTATTAAATTCTCTCAATGTAATTCAACAAAAAAATAGTGTATACAACTTAGGATCTTTACATTTCAAATTCAATTACGCGAGATTTGAAATTAGTATTAAACAATCTGCGGGCAACGCTAAAACAAATATCAAAGGTATGCAAATAACAAAAAAAGATGAGCAAATTTCAACTTATACAAAAATAGAATTTAATGGCCCAAATGGATTTCTAGATCAAATTAATAAATCACTTGCTGATGATAAATCACATGCAATATTTGAAGGTTCAATAATAGTTCCGAAAATTGCCCAGAGAACTGATGCTTCCCAATTAAGCAGAAATTTACTTTTATCAAATCTCGCACAAATAGATACCAAACCTCAATTAGAAATAATTGCTGATGATGTCAAATGCAAGCATGGGGCTACAATTTCGCAACTAAATGAAGAAGAACTTTTTTATATGCGAACAAGAGGAATCACATTAACAGAAGCAAGTAAACTACAATTAAGTTCTTACTTTCAAGAAATAATTTCATTTATTCCCATTTCAAAAGATAAATGGGATTTGCTTGATAAACTTTTAAATGAGAATTAA
- the sufC gene encoding Fe-S cluster assembly ATPase SufC, translating to MQNKMKESDPILEVENLSASIDNLPILKGVSLTVYPGEIHAIMGRNGCGKSTLSKIIAGHPSYNITNGYIKFLGENINSLEPEERSQSGIFLGFQYPIEIPGVSNLEFLRVSTNARRKFLNKEELDTFDFEELVKEKLEIVKMDQAFLSRSVNQGFSGGEKKRNEILQMALLEPKIAILDETDSGLDIDALRIVASGIKKISNAQTGIILITHYQRLLDEIKPNYVHVMSDGQIIKTGESDLALELEEKGYEWTDNFIKET from the coding sequence ATGCAAAATAAAATGAAAGAATCAGATCCAATTTTAGAAGTTGAAAATCTCTCTGCATCTATTGATAATCTTCCAATTTTAAAAGGAGTTTCACTTACTGTCTATCCTGGAGAAATCCATGCCATTATGGGAAGAAATGGATGTGGCAAAAGTACTCTTTCGAAAATCATTGCAGGACATCCCTCGTATAATATTACAAATGGCTACATAAAATTTTTAGGTGAAAACATCAACTCTCTAGAACCTGAAGAGAGATCTCAATCAGGAATTTTTCTCGGTTTTCAATATCCAATTGAGATTCCAGGTGTAAGTAATCTTGAGTTTCTTAGAGTTTCAACTAACGCTAGAAGGAAATTCCTCAACAAAGAAGAATTGGATACTTTTGATTTTGAAGAATTAGTTAAAGAAAAGTTAGAAATTGTGAAAATGGATCAGGCATTCCTATCAAGGAGTGTAAATCAAGGCTTTTCCGGAGGTGAAAAAAAAAGAAATGAGATACTGCAAATGGCTTTACTTGAGCCTAAGATAGCAATATTAGATGAGACCGATTCTGGTCTTGATATCGATGCTCTAAGAATAGTGGCATCAGGAATTAAAAAAATATCTAATGCACAAACTGGAATTATACTTATTACCCACTATCAAAGATTATTAGATGAAATTAAACCAAATTATGTCCATGTTATGTCAGACGGACAAATCATAAAAACTGGTGAGAGTGATCTAGCTCTAGAGCTTGAGGAAAAAGGGTATGAATGGACTGATAACTTTATAAAAGAGACCTAA
- a CDS encoding DUF4912 domain-containing protein has translation MADGIMNKDQLLSLTLRQLRQEASKLSVPLYSRKTKAVLVDLILKYQEKSTKKTYTVAPQSQSEETSESSAFKSSEEVKTNVVFLPRDPDWAYVFWQISDADREKAQSLGANKLCLRLFDASGSEGSNLNQGTLREIAVDSYSTEWYLPIPLADRDYKVELGYKYGFNWMSLAFSSISHVPGSHPSEQILDKFVPFNLDSTSESIPDISNPVVSELNGMHERLYQAATNIPLRRKVGSEEFMENLNSTNLNDNLTDSGAGKWSSGLNDSGSGIVKNRSFWLVADAELIVYGATEPSAKLTIGGEDVPLAADGTFRIQVPFRDGTQKYDIKAVSVSGEQEKSISMKFDRTTPLDDTNEKDNAETEWF, from the coding sequence GTGGCTGATGGGATCATGAATAAAGATCAATTACTCTCACTAACACTCAGACAATTACGTCAAGAAGCAAGTAAATTATCGGTACCTCTGTACAGTCGCAAAACAAAAGCCGTTTTAGTTGATTTAATACTTAAATATCAAGAAAAATCTACAAAAAAAACATACACTGTAGCTCCTCAGTCACAATCTGAAGAAACTTCTGAGTCCAGTGCTTTTAAGAGTAGTGAAGAAGTTAAAACAAATGTAGTTTTCCTACCCCGAGATCCAGATTGGGCTTATGTTTTTTGGCAAATTTCTGATGCAGATAGAGAAAAAGCACAATCTTTGGGAGCCAATAAATTATGTTTAAGATTATTTGATGCATCTGGTTCTGAAGGAAGCAACTTGAATCAAGGAACACTTAGAGAGATAGCAGTTGATAGTTACAGTACTGAGTGGTACTTGCCGATCCCACTTGCAGATAGAGATTATAAAGTTGAATTAGGTTACAAATATGGTTTTAACTGGATGTCATTGGCATTTTCTTCGATAAGCCATGTTCCTGGGTCTCATCCTTCTGAGCAAATTCTTGATAAATTTGTACCTTTTAATTTAGATTCTACTTCTGAGTCAATCCCAGATATTTCTAATCCTGTTGTTTCAGAATTAAATGGTATGCATGAAAGGTTATACCAAGCAGCAACTAACATTCCTCTCAGAAGAAAAGTTGGTTCTGAAGAATTTATGGAAAACTTAAACTCAACAAATCTTAACGATAATCTTACAGACTCAGGTGCTGGTAAATGGTCATCAGGTTTAAATGATTCTGGAAGCGGAATTGTTAAAAATAGATCTTTTTGGCTAGTTGCTGATGCTGAATTAATTGTTTATGGAGCTACAGAGCCTTCTGCAAAACTGACAATCGGTGGAGAAGATGTACCTCTTGCTGCAGATGGTACTTTTAGAATTCAAGTTCCATTTAGAGACGGGACTCAAAAATATGATATTAAAGCTGTTAGTGTATCTGGTGAGCAAGAAAAAAGTATATCAATGAAATTTGACAGAACTACACCACTTGACGATACTAATGAAAAAGATAATGCTGAAACTGAATGGTTTTAA